From Vagococcus jeotgali, one genomic window encodes:
- a CDS encoding peptidoglycan D,D-transpeptidase FtsI family protein, which yields MDKIKLFLKNINKKIQQNSLTPAGNRKKVGIILFYASIAIFMLFAVRLTYVISVGKVGTGSLDAERQKIYQGSSVIKAKRGTIYDRNGQPLAEDAASYSLYAELSKDYIGINGVELYVHDDDHEQIADILNKYTGMDKKLVLEQLTPKKNDSGKPINTVEFGSKGKNLSLETKTKIEEALEKEKITGIYFKEHPDRMYPNGNFASYFIGYAQPENTEAEDSKLSGKNGMGIENAYDEVLRGTDGFKYFQKDSKGNELPGSEVVEQEALDGQDIYTTFDSNLQVRLEDVMDSVFEKAHPEDMTAILMEAKTGDILAASQRPSFDPQTKEGLVAKKEQPDPVWENLLVQRPYEPGSTIKPFTVAAAIDSGNYDANATFNSGRMDLYDATISDWIPDGKGLLTYRQALSWSSNVGMVLLEQKMGNTWLEYLQRFGFGHSTGSGLPLEAPGDIRDKNAVDTAMTAFGQAISVTNLQMMQAYTALTNEGKMLRPRYIKQIIDSEGNEKEIPVEVVGEPIKASTAKTVLEYMQDTVTDEVYGTGYGIYNIEGVNVSAKTGTAQIFENGQLLTGANDYIYSVVQIAPTEDPEYIMYVTMKKPVITGEYGSPSELISEISNGMLKHAFKVDTTTNEGEE from the coding sequence ATGGATAAAATAAAACTTTTTTTGAAAAATATAAATAAAAAAATTCAACAAAATAGTTTAACACCAGCAGGCAATAGAAAGAAAGTGGGGATTATCCTTTTTTATGCTTCTATTGCCATCTTTATGCTTTTTGCCGTGAGATTAACTTATGTTATATCGGTAGGAAAAGTGGGTACCGGTAGTCTTGATGCCGAAAGACAAAAAATATATCAAGGAAGTAGCGTCATTAAAGCGAAGCGTGGGACCATTTATGATCGTAATGGACAACCTCTCGCAGAAGATGCTGCTTCTTATTCGTTATATGCAGAGTTAAGCAAAGATTACATTGGTATTAATGGTGTTGAACTTTATGTTCACGATGATGATCATGAACAAATTGCAGATATTTTAAATAAATACACAGGTATGGATAAAAAACTTGTGTTAGAGCAACTAACACCCAAGAAGAATGATAGTGGGAAACCAATTAATACAGTTGAGTTTGGTTCTAAAGGGAAAAATTTAAGTTTAGAAACGAAAACAAAAATTGAAGAAGCCTTAGAAAAAGAGAAGATTACTGGTATTTATTTTAAAGAACACCCTGATCGTATGTATCCTAACGGCAATTTTGCTTCATATTTTATTGGATATGCTCAACCTGAAAATACCGAGGCAGAGGATTCTAAATTAAGTGGTAAAAATGGTATGGGGATTGAAAATGCGTATGATGAGGTATTAAGAGGAACAGATGGTTTTAAGTATTTCCAAAAGGATAGCAAAGGAAACGAATTACCAGGATCAGAAGTAGTTGAACAAGAAGCTCTTGATGGTCAAGATATTTATACGACTTTTGATAGTAATTTACAAGTACGCCTTGAAGACGTTATGGATAGTGTATTTGAAAAGGCTCATCCAGAAGATATGACAGCGATACTTATGGAAGCCAAAACAGGAGATATTTTGGCAGCTAGTCAAAGGCCAAGTTTTGATCCGCAAACAAAAGAAGGGCTTGTTGCTAAAAAAGAACAGCCAGATCCTGTTTGGGAAAATCTTTTAGTTCAAAGGCCATATGAACCGGGATCAACGATTAAACCTTTCACAGTAGCAGCAGCTATTGATTCTGGAAATTACGATGCTAATGCGACATTTAATTCTGGAAGAATGGATTTATATGATGCAACGATTAGTGATTGGATTCCTGATGGGAAAGGCCTGCTAACTTATCGCCAAGCACTTTCTTGGTCAAGTAACGTAGGGATGGTTTTACTCGAGCAAAAGATGGGGAATACATGGCTAGAATATCTACAACGCTTCGGATTTGGTCATTCTACTGGATCAGGATTACCATTGGAAGCACCAGGGGATATTCGTGATAAAAATGCAGTTGATACAGCGATGACAGCTTTTGGTCAAGCTATATCTGTGACAAATCTTCAAATGATGCAGGCTTATACAGCTTTGACGAATGAAGGTAAAATGTTACGTCCTCGCTATATTAAACAAATTATTGATAGTGAGGGAAATGAAAAGGAAATTCCAGTTGAAGTAGTAGGAGAGCCAATAAAAGCTTCAACAGCTAAAACAGTACTAGAGTACATGCAAGATACTGTTACTGATGAAGTGTACGGGACAGGGTATGGGATTTATAATATTGAAGGTGTGAATGTATCAGCTAAAACAGGGACAGCACAGATTTTTGAAAATGGTCAGTTGTTAACTGGAGCAAATGATTATATTTATTCTGTAGTTCAGATAGCACCAACAGAAGATCCAGAGTATATCATGTACGTCACCATGAAAAAACCAGTTATAACTGGTGAGTATGGTTCACCAAGTGAATTAATTTCAGAAATTTCAAATGGTATGCTAAAGCATGCATTTAAAGTGGACACGACAACAAACGAAGGAGAAGAGTAA
- the ftsZ gene encoding cell division protein FtsZ codes for MEFSLDNTVNTGAVIKVIGVGGAGGNAVNRMIDEGVKGVEFIVANTDVQALQHSKAETVIQLGPKFTKGLGAGSLPDVGEKAAAESEDQLAEALSGADLVFITAGMGGGTGTGAAPVVAGIAKEQGALTVGVVTRPFSFEGPKRSRFAAEGISAFKENVDTLVIISNNRLLEIVDKRTPMLEAFREADNVLRQGVQGISDLITSPGYVNLDFADVKTVMEDQGTALMGIGVANGEDRVIEATRKAIASPLLETSIEGAEQVLLNITGGLDMTLFEAQDASEIVASATGGDVNIILGTSVNEQLGDEIIVTVIATGIDPSRKEQRGGVNRSNVTGQNGVVQQRVVRQTQEVIRDREVPEVEETVTETSAFGDWDIRREPNTRQIPDQEEFETIEKKDFDSLVQDTDFHAEDEISTPPFFRRKK; via the coding sequence ATGGAATTTTCATTAGATAACACAGTGAACACTGGGGCCGTAATTAAAGTAATCGGTGTCGGTGGCGCTGGTGGTAACGCTGTTAATCGTATGATTGATGAAGGCGTAAAAGGTGTAGAATTTATTGTTGCAAATACTGATGTTCAAGCATTGCAACACTCAAAAGCAGAAACAGTGATTCAATTAGGACCAAAATTTACTAAAGGTTTAGGTGCAGGCTCACTACCAGACGTTGGTGAAAAAGCAGCTGCTGAGAGTGAAGACCAACTTGCAGAAGCTCTAAGTGGAGCTGATTTAGTGTTTATTACTGCTGGAATGGGTGGAGGAACTGGTACAGGGGCTGCTCCAGTTGTAGCTGGTATTGCTAAAGAGCAAGGTGCTTTAACTGTCGGTGTCGTAACACGTCCATTTAGTTTTGAAGGACCAAAGCGTAGCCGTTTTGCAGCAGAAGGTATTTCTGCTTTTAAAGAAAATGTTGATACATTAGTTATCATTTCAAATAATCGTTTACTAGAAATTGTTGATAAACGTACACCAATGTTAGAAGCTTTTAGAGAAGCTGATAATGTTTTAAGACAAGGTGTTCAAGGTATTTCAGATTTAATTACATCTCCAGGCTATGTTAACTTGGACTTTGCTGATGTGAAAACAGTAATGGAAGATCAAGGAACAGCTCTTATGGGTATTGGTGTTGCTAATGGTGAAGACCGTGTTATTGAAGCAACAAGAAAAGCAATTGCTTCTCCTTTACTTGAAACGTCAATTGAGGGGGCTGAACAAGTTCTATTAAACATTACAGGTGGATTAGACATGACACTATTTGAAGCACAAGATGCTTCTGAAATTGTAGCTAGTGCTACAGGTGGTGATGTTAATATTATTTTAGGAACATCTGTCAATGAACAATTAGGTGATGAAATTATTGTTACTGTTATTGCAACAGGAATTGATCCTTCTAGAAAAGAACAACGTGGTGGTGTGAATCGTAGCAACGTGACGGGACAAAATGGTGTTGTTCAACAACGTGTTGTAAGACAAACACAAGAAGTTATTCGTGACAGGGAAGTTCCAGAAGTTGAAGAAACAGTGACTGAAACAAGTGCTTTTGGTGATTGGGATATCAGAAGAGAGCCAAATACTCGTCAAATTCCAGATCAAGAGGAGTTTGAAACAATCGAGAAAAAGGATTTTGATAGTTTAGTTCAAGATACTGATTTCCATGCTGAAGATGAGATTAGTACACCGCCATTCTTTAGAAGAAAAAAATAA
- a CDS encoding YggS family pyridoxal phosphate-dependent enzyme codes for MRLVHRHSLEEKNKEDSGLIIQQLQQNIENIQCRVDKVCQISHRSIDSVQTICVSKSVDELTTKAVVDLGVTHLAENRTEKFLKKYQALESYPSLTWHFIGNLQRRKVKDVINKIDYFHALDTQRLANEIQKRAETSIKCFVQVNISGEESKQGISPEEVNSFIQDLKKFDKIEVVGLMTMAPIDATVEELKYYFSGMKKLQTQIASKKLTHAPCTELSMGMSRDFEEAIECGSTFIRVGTDFFKK; via the coding sequence ATGAGATTAGTACACCGCCATTCTTTAGAAGAAAAAAATAAGGAGGACAGTGGATTGATTATACAACAATTACAACAAAATATTGAAAATATTCAATGTCGTGTTGATAAGGTTTGTCAAATCAGTCACCGCTCCATTGATAGTGTTCAAACGATTTGTGTGAGCAAGTCTGTGGATGAGTTAACAACAAAGGCCGTTGTGGACCTTGGTGTGACTCATCTTGCAGAAAATAGGACAGAAAAATTTTTAAAAAAGTATCAAGCTTTAGAAAGTTACCCTAGTCTGACGTGGCACTTTATAGGAAATCTTCAAAGACGAAAAGTAAAAGACGTTATTAATAAAATAGATTATTTCCATGCCTTAGATACACAACGTTTGGCGAATGAAATCCAGAAAAGAGCAGAAACATCAATCAAATGTTTTGTACAGGTGAATATATCTGGTGAGGAATCAAAACAAGGTATATCTCCAGAAGAAGTGAATTCATTTATTCAAGACTTAAAGAAATTTGATAAAATTGAAGTTGTAGGCTTAATGACTATGGCTCCAATTGATGCAACTGTTGAAGAGTTGAAATATTACTTTTCCGGGATGAAGAAGTTGCAAACACAAATAGCTAGTAAAAAGCTGACACATGCCCCTTGTACAGAATTAAGCATGGGGATGAGTAGAGATTTTGAGGAAGCTATTGAGTGTGGCTCTACTTTTATCCGAGTCGGGACGGATTTTTTTAAAAAATAG
- the ftsA gene encoding cell division protein FtsA has protein sequence MAKTGIYVSLDIGTTSVKVVVAEYIENQVNIIGVGNAKSNGLDRGIVIDIDKAVQSIQRAVKQAEEKSGVQIRSVSVGIPANLLEVEKCEGMIAVNSESKEITDKDVKNVASAAVVRSTPPERQVITLIPQEFKVDGFEGIKDPRGMIGVRLDMKGLLFTGPKTIVHNIRKCVEKSGLAIDEMVITPLALASSILSDGEKDFGTTIIDMGGGQTTTSVMYERELKFAHVEQEGGEFVTKDISVVLNTSLSNAEALKINYGYAYPERTSSNEEFPVDVIGKNEPVKIDERYLSEIIEARVEQIFSKSKALLDSIDALDLPGGVILTGGAASLPGVVELAADMFGTNVKLYVPNHMGLRNPVYANSIAIVEYVAQLDEVYHVTKLAITGEKKKHIKANREVHMDTVKHEKIVEKPQEPIVEVKQEDPETGEGFGSKVKGFLSNIFD, from the coding sequence ATGGCAAAAACAGGTATATATGTGAGTCTAGATATCGGAACAACATCAGTGAAAGTTGTTGTAGCTGAATACATAGAAAATCAAGTGAACATTATTGGTGTGGGGAATGCTAAATCAAACGGATTAGACCGTGGTATTGTGATTGATATCGATAAAGCGGTACAGTCTATTCAACGTGCGGTAAAACAAGCTGAAGAAAAATCAGGAGTACAAATCAGAAGTGTCAGTGTCGGTATTCCAGCTAACTTATTAGAAGTTGAAAAATGTGAAGGTATGATTGCAGTTAACAGTGAATCAAAAGAGATTACTGATAAAGATGTGAAAAATGTAGCATCAGCAGCAGTTGTTAGATCAACACCTCCTGAAAGACAAGTGATTACTTTAATTCCTCAAGAATTTAAAGTAGATGGTTTTGAAGGAATTAAAGATCCAAGAGGGATGATTGGTGTACGTTTAGATATGAAAGGTTTATTATTCACAGGGCCTAAAACAATCGTTCATAATATTCGCAAATGTGTGGAAAAATCAGGACTTGCGATTGATGAGATGGTGATTACACCGCTTGCTTTAGCATCATCTATTTTATCTGATGGTGAAAAAGATTTTGGAACAACGATTATCGATATGGGTGGTGGTCAAACAACCACATCTGTTATGTATGAAAGAGAATTGAAGTTTGCTCACGTTGAGCAAGAAGGTGGCGAGTTTGTCACAAAAGATATCTCTGTTGTCTTAAATACATCTTTATCAAATGCCGAAGCTTTAAAAATTAACTATGGCTATGCCTATCCAGAAAGAACATCTTCAAATGAAGAGTTCCCAGTGGATGTTATCGGTAAAAATGAGCCGGTGAAAATTGATGAAAGATATTTATCAGAAATCATCGAAGCTAGAGTTGAGCAAATCTTCTCTAAATCAAAAGCACTACTGGATAGTATTGATGCCTTAGATTTACCTGGTGGCGTTATCTTAACGGGTGGGGCTGCAAGTTTACCTGGTGTCGTTGAACTGGCTGCTGATATGTTTGGAACAAACGTTAAATTATACGTACCAAATCATATGGGGCTTAGAAATCCAGTGTATGCTAATTCAATTGCTATTGTAGAATACGTAGCACAACTTGATGAAGTATATCATGTAACAAAACTTGCTATAACAGGTGAGAAGAAAAAACATATAAAAGCAAATCGCGAAGTACACATGGATACAGTAAAACATGAGAAAATCGTAGAGAAACCACAAGAGCCTATTGTAGAAGTCAAACAAGAAGATCCAGAGACTGGTGAAGGTTTTGGTAGTAAAGTAAAAGGTTTCTTATCTAACATATTTGACTAA
- a CDS encoding cell division protein FtsQ/DivIB, with product MTKQHDGSSSQDKNEMTITSQQEDKQENGSTEKKSHKSHQNKQSTVSSKMQILSPFDGLSVSEEKTLVRRLSFILISLTLAVLVTLYIISPLSKLDRIVLSGLEHGSPEEVIATSDLQTGKSLWPQYFDRQAEMSRIVKKNKRIKSADLKLKKLNQFYVTITEYQTVAIVKNKETSYPVLENGKVVEEAVRESDNKYPVLLNFEEGESLDAFLKAYQTFSPDLKGKIIDIESLATKTNPFRVKFKMKDGNEVIGLSPTIADKMVFYDKIAREMKENGVIDMEAGASGIYSYPFKKDEKTDETQDTAEDTDINDTITGDETNEVDGIAEEWNE from the coding sequence ATGACAAAGCAACATGATGGTAGCTCTTCTCAAGATAAAAATGAGATGACGATTACAAGTCAACAAGAAGATAAACAAGAAAATGGTTCTACTGAGAAAAAAAGTCATAAGAGCCACCAAAACAAGCAGTCAACTGTATCATCAAAAATGCAAATTTTATCTCCTTTTGATGGGTTAAGTGTGTCAGAAGAAAAAACTCTTGTTAGGCGATTATCGTTTATTCTTATTAGTCTGACACTAGCTGTATTAGTTACCCTTTATATAATCTCTCCTCTTAGTAAGCTAGATAGAATAGTGTTAAGTGGGCTAGAGCATGGTAGTCCAGAAGAAGTAATAGCTACATCAGACTTACAAACAGGAAAAAGTCTGTGGCCTCAATATTTTGACAGGCAAGCAGAGATGAGTCGAATTGTAAAAAAAAATAAAAGAATTAAGTCTGCTGACTTGAAGTTAAAGAAACTAAATCAATTTTATGTTACAATCACAGAATACCAAACAGTAGCCATCGTTAAAAATAAAGAGACGAGCTACCCTGTTTTAGAAAATGGTAAAGTAGTAGAAGAAGCTGTTAGAGAATCTGATAATAAATACCCAGTTTTATTAAATTTTGAAGAAGGTGAGAGTTTGGATGCTTTTTTAAAAGCTTATCAAACATTTTCTCCAGATTTAAAAGGAAAAATTATTGACATTGAATCACTAGCAACCAAAACGAATCCATTTCGTGTAAAGTTTAAAATGAAAGATGGAAATGAAGTTATTGGTCTTTCACCGACAATCGCTGATAAGATGGTATTTTATGATAAGATTGCTCGCGAAATGAAAGAAAATGGTGTGATTGATATGGAGGCTGGTGCCTCTGGGATTTATTCTTATCCGTTTAAAAAAGATGAAAAAACAGATGAAACACAAGATACAGCAGAAGATACAGACATAAATGACACCATAACAGGCGACGAAACAAATGAAGTGGATGGTATTGCTGAAGAATGGAACGAATAA
- the murD gene encoding UDP-N-acetylmuramoyl-L-alanine--D-glutamate ligase — translation MKISDNYKGKHILVLGLARSGMAAANLLHDLGANVIVNDAKELSDNPAARQLQEKGLTVVTGGHPLDLLNDNIELIVKNPGIPYTNPILEKAIEKEIPIITEVELAYHVSESEIIGITGTNGKTTTTSMIKAIFDVEEKNKALLAGNIGFPASEVIVEATREQVLITELSSFQLVGTIEFRPNIAVITNLFEAHIDYHGTRDEYVKAKWHIQQNMTESDVLIFNGDQVELLELVKTTKATVLPFSVEKVVEDGCYLEDDYLIFKGEKIMRQKELGVPGIHNIQNALAAIAVCKIYGVSNESIKTGLTHFSGVPHRTEFIGEYNGVKVYNDSKATNILATKRALSGFDNEHVVLIAGGLDRGNYFEELEPSLEGLKSIIILGEAKDKMATSARHVGVTNIILVNTMAEAVEKALEQVKSEDVLLLSPACASWDMYPDFETRGDDFVAEINKQVGKDK, via the coding sequence ATGAAAATATCAGATAATTATAAAGGGAAACATATTTTAGTGTTGGGGTTAGCTAGAAGTGGTATGGCAGCAGCCAATTTACTACATGATTTAGGTGCTAATGTCATCGTTAATGATGCTAAAGAATTATCAGATAATCCAGCTGCACGTCAGTTACAAGAAAAAGGTTTAACTGTTGTGACAGGTGGGCATCCTCTTGACTTACTCAATGATAATATTGAGCTTATTGTTAAAAATCCAGGGATTCCATACACGAATCCTATTCTCGAAAAAGCAATTGAAAAAGAAATACCAATTATTACAGAAGTTGAATTAGCTTATCATGTGTCTGAATCAGAAATAATAGGTATTACAGGAACTAATGGTAAAACTACGACAACATCAATGATTAAGGCTATCTTTGATGTTGAAGAAAAAAACAAAGCTTTACTTGCAGGAAATATAGGTTTTCCAGCAAGCGAAGTGATTGTTGAGGCAACTAGAGAACAAGTTTTAATTACTGAATTATCTAGTTTTCAGCTAGTTGGGACAATTGAATTTAGACCAAATATTGCCGTCATTACGAATTTATTTGAAGCACATATTGATTACCATGGTACAAGAGATGAATACGTCAAGGCAAAATGGCATATTCAGCAAAATATGACAGAGTCAGATGTTTTGATTTTTAATGGTGATCAAGTTGAATTGTTGGAGCTAGTTAAGACAACTAAAGCCACAGTGCTACCTTTTTCAGTAGAAAAAGTAGTTGAGGACGGCTGTTACTTAGAAGATGATTATCTAATTTTCAAAGGTGAGAAGATTATGAGGCAAAAAGAGCTTGGCGTGCCAGGTATCCATAATATCCAGAATGCCTTAGCTGCTATTGCCGTTTGTAAGATTTATGGTGTGTCAAATGAATCTATTAAGACGGGTTTGACTCATTTTTCAGGAGTACCACATCGCACAGAATTTATTGGAGAGTATAATGGTGTTAAAGTTTATAATGATTCAAAAGCAACTAATATATTAGCTACTAAGCGTGCACTTAGCGGTTTTGATAATGAGCATGTAGTATTAATTGCTGGTGGTTTAGATCGTGGTAATTATTTTGAAGAATTGGAGCCAAGTCTTGAAGGGTTGAAATCAATCATAATATTAGGAGAAGCTAAAGATAAGATGGCAACATCAGCTAGACATGTGGGTGTGACAAACATTATATTAGTAAATACGATGGCAGAAGCTGTTGAAAAAGCCTTAGAACAGGTGAAATCAGAGGATGTTTTATTACTATCACCAGCTTGTGCTAGTTGGGATATGTACCCAGATTTTGAAACAAGAGGCGACGATTTTGTAGCAGAAATAAATAAGCAAGTAGGTAAAGATAAATGA
- a CDS encoding YggT family protein, with protein sequence MALIIIVSKAIEIYTWVLVIYALLSWFPGAYDSTLGKFIIKISRPYLSLFERVRLNVGPIDFTIIVAVFVLQLAGRGLILLLSKILMMV encoded by the coding sequence ATGGCATTGATAATTATTGTTTCTAAAGCCATAGAAATATATACGTGGGTACTTGTTATTTATGCTTTATTATCTTGGTTTCCAGGTGCCTATGATAGTACGCTTGGCAAATTCATTATAAAAATATCACGTCCCTATTTAAGTTTATTTGAACGTGTTAGATTGAATGTCGGACCAATTGATTTTACAATTATTGTAGCAGTATTCGTTTTACAACTTGCAGGACGAGGCTTAATTTTGTTATTAAGTAAAATATTAATGATGGTTTAA
- the murG gene encoding undecaprenyldiphospho-muramoylpentapeptide beta-N-acetylglucosaminyltransferase, producing the protein MKVLVSGGGTGGHIYPAISIVNYMKEKYPDAEFLYIGTEKGLESRLVPEQGIPFETISIQGFKRSISLDNFKTMYLFLSSIKSAKKLIKDFQPDVVIGTGGYVCGSVVYAANKLGVPTIIHEQNSVAGMTNKFLSKYVNKIGICFPDAADYFPSEKVVLVGNPRGQEVAGVKPSNILMNFDLDPDKPTAIIFGGSRGAQTINNAMKEALPLLEDKPYQILYASGSIYFDEFDEYQEQLDTLKNVKVVPYIDNMIQVLVNGDVVVGRAGATSIAEITALGLPSILIPSPNVTNDHQTKNAKSLVDQGAALMIKDTALTGESLVTTLDQVMLNQGLREKMAKASKQEGIPDATDRMYQVIQDLTK; encoded by the coding sequence ATGAAAGTATTAGTATCAGGTGGTGGTACGGGTGGTCATATTTACCCAGCAATCTCCATTGTTAATTATATGAAAGAAAAATACCCAGATGCAGAATTCTTGTATATTGGAACAGAAAAAGGATTAGAAAGTCGTCTAGTACCAGAGCAAGGGATTCCTTTTGAAACTATTTCTATTCAAGGTTTCAAGCGCTCTATATCCTTAGATAATTTTAAAACGATGTATTTGTTTTTAAGTAGTATTAAATCAGCTAAAAAACTAATTAAAGATTTTCAACCAGATGTTGTGATTGGGACAGGCGGTTATGTGTGTGGTTCAGTTGTTTATGCAGCAAATAAGTTAGGTGTTCCAACCATCATTCATGAACAAAATAGTGTGGCAGGGATGACCAATAAATTTTTATCTAAGTATGTCAATAAAATAGGTATTTGTTTTCCAGATGCGGCAGATTATTTTCCAAGTGAAAAAGTAGTGTTAGTCGGCAATCCTAGAGGTCAAGAAGTTGCCGGAGTTAAGCCATCAAATATATTAATGAATTTTGATTTGGATCCTGATAAACCAACAGCTATTATTTTTGGTGGGAGTCGCGGAGCTCAGACAATCAATAATGCTATGAAAGAAGCTCTTCCTTTATTAGAAGATAAGCCTTATCAAATTCTTTATGCTTCAGGGTCTATTTATTTTGATGAATTTGATGAATATCAGGAACAATTAGACACGTTGAAAAATGTAAAAGTTGTGCCTTACATTGATAATATGATTCAAGTTTTAGTCAATGGAGATGTTGTAGTAGGGCGTGCTGGTGCAACTAGTATTGCTGAAATTACTGCTCTTGGTCTACCATCTATTTTAATCCCTAGTCCCAATGTAACAAATGATCATCAAACAAAAAATGCAAAAAGTTTAGTGGATCAAGGGGCGGCATTAATGATTAAAGATACGGCATTAACTGGAGAAAGCTTAGTAACTACTCTTGATCAGGTGATGTTAAATCAAGGTTTAAGAGAAAAAATGGCAAAAGCTTCTAAACAAGAAGGAATTCCAGATGCTACTGATAGAATGTATCAAGTGATTCAAGATTTAACTAAGTAA
- the mraY gene encoding phospho-N-acetylmuramoyl-pentapeptide-transferase: MSGAKLLIPISLGFAFVLMAMPQFIGYFKMKKMGQAIREEGPQGHLAKTGTPTMGGVVFLISIVLSSIIMGIWQKELTPSFWSVIFILTLYGLLGFLDDFIKVFKKRNMGLNSKQKLIGQIIGGIILYAIMKMDGMSDELFIPLLGDVNLGFFFGVFAVIWLVGFSNAVNLTDGIDGLVAGLGTISFGTYAIIAYNQDQIGVLLICLTTVGALLGFLVFNKKPAKIFMGDVGSLALGGMLAAISILLHQEWTLLLIGLVYVLETLSVMLQVASFKLTGKRIFKMSPIHHHFELSGWSEWKIDIVFWIVGLVMSAITLGILY, translated from the coding sequence ATGAGTGGAGCGAAACTATTAATTCCTATCTCACTGGGGTTTGCCTTTGTTTTAATGGCAATGCCTCAGTTTATAGGGTATTTTAAAATGAAAAAGATGGGTCAAGCAATTAGGGAAGAGGGCCCCCAAGGACATTTAGCCAAAACAGGAACACCTACTATGGGTGGTGTGGTTTTTTTAATCAGTATTGTTTTATCATCTATTATTATGGGGATATGGCAAAAAGAGTTAACACCATCATTTTGGAGTGTTATATTCATTTTAACTCTTTACGGTTTGTTAGGTTTTTTGGATGATTTTATTAAAGTGTTTAAAAAGCGTAATATGGGTTTGAATTCCAAACAAAAGTTAATTGGTCAAATTATTGGTGGAATTATTCTTTATGCCATTATGAAGATGGATGGTATGTCGGATGAGTTGTTTATCCCATTACTAGGTGATGTTAATTTAGGATTCTTCTTTGGAGTATTTGCAGTTATTTGGTTAGTTGGTTTTTCAAATGCTGTCAATTTAACAGATGGTATTGATGGTCTTGTAGCAGGACTTGGGACTATATCATTTGGAACGTATGCCATTATTGCTTATAACCAGGATCAAATTGGTGTGCTTCTCATTTGTTTAACAACAGTTGGTGCTCTTTTAGGGTTTTTAGTCTTTAATAAAAAACCAGCTAAAATTTTTATGGGGGACGTCGGATCGTTAGCCCTTGGAGGTATGCTTGCCGCTATCTCGATTTTACTACATCAAGAGTGGACGCTACTTTTAATTGGTTTAGTATACGTACTAGAAACCTTAAGTGTCATGTTACAAGTTGCTTCATTTAAATTAACGGGAAAAAGAATTTTTAAAATGTCTCCAATTCATCATCACTTTGAATTAAGTGGCTGGTCGGAATGGAAAATAGATATTGTTTTTTGGATAGTAGGATTGGTTATGTCAGCCATCACACTGGGAATTTTATACTAA
- a CDS encoding cell division protein SepF, translating into MKLFKNRDIAGFFGLNSQDDEYDEHIFEDELVEEDEQIEIDDEPVNQKQQESTEMGSGVSYDTEKLENTRNYRISEEPINRYKNEKVVKMDNYQSPSSANKRISTPKQNRKISVYEPRAYKDCQHIAEALFRKEIVIVTFTLMEEFQARRVVDFVTGTIYAIDGDIQRIGDEIFICTPANVDIDSSVAKSLVSTHLPN; encoded by the coding sequence ATGAAATTATTCAAAAATCGTGATATTGCTGGATTTTTTGGTTTAAATAGTCAGGATGATGAATACGATGAGCATATTTTTGAAGATGAACTGGTGGAAGAGGATGAGCAAATAGAAATAGATGATGAGCCTGTAAACCAAAAACAGCAAGAAAGTACTGAGATGGGATCAGGTGTATCATATGACACAGAAAAACTTGAGAACACTCGTAATTATCGTATTTCGGAAGAGCCAATTAATCGCTATAAAAACGAAAAAGTTGTTAAAATGGATAATTATCAGTCACCTTCATCAGCAAACAAACGAATTAGTACGCCAAAGCAAAATCGTAAAATTTCTGTTTATGAACCTCGTGCGTATAAAGATTGCCAACATATCGCTGAGGCTCTATTTAGAAAAGAGATAGTCATTGTCACCTTTACCTTGATGGAGGAATTCCAAGCAAGGCGAGTTGTAGATTTTGTCACAGGGACAATTTATGCAATTGATGGTGACATTCAAAGAATAGGTGATGAAATTTTCATTTGTACACCAGCTAATGTCGATATTGACTCTAGTGTTGCAAAGAGTTTAGTTTCAACTCACTTACCTAACTAA